A region of the Ischnura elegans chromosome 11, ioIscEleg1.1, whole genome shotgun sequence genome:
CTGGAATGCCCGAAATATTTAATTCCTCAAACAATATTAAACGTATTTTCAAAGCTATTGTGTTTGCATAAGTTGAGTAATTGGTAGCTAGCTCAGTACGTTTGTCAGATTCAGAGACGTCATTGCTTTTCCTTTATCACCTCCTAGACGCTACGCCCGaaaacatctagtaccatgagccatGGTACAATTGCCTAGCATAGCAAACCTGGATAGCGTACTGGTCTATACAGTGGAAAACAAATATCTGTTGTTCGATTCTCGTTCCAGGGgcaatttttctcatggcaattgaaGTAAACTACACCCGAAATTTTCTTTCCCCAACTCCAACTGTGGTGATATCTATTCTAATTAATTTATATGTCTATGTCCCGTTTGTTATCCGGTACACCCCCCATGGATGACTCCTACTCCGGGGGTTAATGTATTTTTACGACATCGATCTAAGTCCTCCACTACTCCCTTGGAAGTACCAGCGTCTGTTTGCCATGTttcgatggaatcaccccaaccttaccgcCGTTTACACAGACGGTTCGAAAGGTAACTCTGCATGTGCATATAAAGCGCTCTCCCCTCTCCACGGGGAAATCATGGCGAAGTTACATCCGATGTGTAGTGTTTACATAGCGGAGCTTTAAACTATAaagacagctctagaagccctaagggacgacgcacagtgggtcaaaaccgaaaaaagctggccaaaagtcgaaaaatgaagttagcgcaaatcaaccaaaaatagttgatatttattattaagcatgtactctttaagatagggtgCCATATAGAGCATAGAatgcgttaatataatttttacagctggtcaaagtagagcatgtcagagAGATTTTTGTGACCTgattttttccgttaaaaatagctaaatttgtggcttcattacagagtcgttgttaagaatattggtttcaaagtatttttatccataaaattgatcttcattaaatgaatagagacagtttttgtttgattttacttgttaattaatatttttataatttttcaaaaactgtgttgattttctatgaaattttatgtttaacggtaattatcgtttatataTACATCGAAATACACAGAGTTATTTATACTGTGAGaaagacaaaagcatatagaacaatgtACAGAATGCaatttttgcgataacttgcgatcctaattttaacaaccatatttatgtgaatccaccccggccactcggaccactgtggcagccacgaaacggcggcgggactaagcgaggaAATGATATGATATCCGTGCGTAAAGACGACGGAGTGCCTGTTCAATGACAttagtcacttgaatacatattttatgaataataatcaccttggtttttgcatattatactataaatggctaaattcaacgtacatcttggcgcagataacagtttcttgctaaattggtgactggcaattctacgattaggatGTCATTGGgaggtttctcagcagagttatgggCAGAGTTACAgagtttgaaaagatttttccagaatttcggatttccctcaagcatcatgggcaggctgcggtcgaggggtttagggaaggtcatgcacgtgcagcggcaggcgcccgcgccggctggttgaggatttgcgaccctccgtacttactggcccgacaatgccgGTTTTACAACCTTgccagtaatgactcttttctacttcccctaattcatcggtagctatcccaagttatgctttttacacgtttttgcctcttgccgaccctttccgccacttgttccgacaaatggaattctcagTCAGTGTCCCTAGGGGTTTTCCGGTTGTTTTTGCCTACCAcatgcatcagttgtcctagagagagtgtcgagtgaacatccactgtaagtgactgtgctgtgttataacactggattgatctgtcaacgttagaagcacttcaaaggaggatatagttgtacctgggaagcaaagcctccttacacccgcctccgtttcgttgtgactacaataagtgtactcctcattcatcgaaaacgattttactctccattgtggtgagaagcagtgctaatggtaagcaaaattttcatttttaaaatggattcctagttggagtccgcaatttttttttgctacccatgtatgactgatgatagttgggctgtcgatggaactgattacctgattattttttatttcatatagtagtgtttgatactaaatttgttagaaaccatggagagtagagaagtgacgcggttacagcttcatgacaaaattgtggagaaaaaaagtaccacggcacgtgagaaaaaaaatgttgtgatagattttttgattgaaaaatatagatTGAATGGAGATgctaatttaaaaggtattttgacgAAGTGCCTACAAGCATATTTTTTcgcaagatattttgagaaatggaatAAGGCGCAGCGAAGGGAAAGCTACTTTAGAGCTAATAATAGCAAATGGCtagaggaagaaatcaaattcccTGAAGTAGTGTACAAATATCTTCCCTGAAGTAGTGTACAGTATTTGCTACCTACGGTacgttcattaaaatttttaataaatagttttttttacatagaatCGCTTTTCTATGTAactaattcgtatttttacagATTCACCGCAGGACACCGTGTTTGGTAGACCTGCTTTACACTTTGAAGTTTCTAGTGAAAGATCAAAACGAAGGAAAACGGAGCAGCTAAGAGCTGGTACATCAGCAAAGGAGTTATCATTCGCCGCGTCCATGAAATTCCGTGAGCGAGGAAAGGAATCAACTGCCAAAGTAATTAAAGAAGTGACAATGACGACTCCCACAAGAGCTACTAGAATTCTTTCCAAATGGAGGAAAAAGGACCATTCCCAGAGGGAAATGACACCAGAAACGGcactttccctttttatttcagtgaatatGACAAAATTCCAGTACAACCTCATCCGGCATGTGTCAAAAAATCACGGGCATAAGTTGTTTCCCAGCTACAATCAGGtgttttccgcaaaaaaatcaaCTTATCCAAATAGAATACATATCAGCGAGGAAAAGTGTGAGGTGGGCCTACAAGAGTTACTTAACCATACGGCACAAAGGATCATTGAATCCATGACAAATGATTCTATGGAACATATCGCCATTCCACATGAATGCACGTTGATCTGCAAGTACGGCTTCGACGGCAGTGCGGGGCATtctcaatataagcaaaaatGGACGAGGGATGAACtgaatgatgaatatttatttgcaagtCCATTGGTTCCTCTCCATTTGAAAAGCAATATTTCCGgtaagagaaattatttatttaaataatggatAAACCTCCTCATGATAAATCGGATAAACCTCCTTCATGAAAGACtttattccaggaaattttttgTGGTCCAATCCCTGTCCTTCATCGGTAAGATATTGCCGACCGATTCGTCTTCAGTGGGCTAAGGAAAGTAAAAAGCTTTCAATTGAGGAAGAAAAGTATATAGAAAGGCAAATAAAGACGCTTAAGAATCTAgagattgaaaaattttcagtaaaattttgtaTGGTACTCACAATGATAGACGGAAAGGTTAGTAATAGACCTCTATCATTGACatcattttgtttttctattGTGGCCTGGTTTGAGTGTACTACAGGAGCTCATGATTATCTATTTTAGGTGTGCAATGCTCTTACTAATGCCAGTTCAATGAAGTGTTATATTTGTGGGGCAAGGATATCCGAAATGAACAACCTGGAGAACTTGAGGACTACAATCAGTACCTCACGATTTTCATTTGGCTTATCTCCTCTCCATTGCTATATTCGGTGCTTGGAGTGTCTTTTACGCATATCCTATCGCTTGGACATAAAGCAGTGGAAAGTGAGTGTATTTTAAAGCTACGTGAAGCTTTTATTGCTTGTAATACATTAGTAATGTGTCTGTccgtgtattttaattttgatttcattttgaaacttcATATTTAAGGCAAAGGTTAGTGATGggagtaaacagaaaatgcaGGCTAGGAGAGAAAGGATTCAGAGGTTATTCAAAAAGAAAATGGGCCTGATAATAGATGTACCAAAACCAGGATACGGCACCACAAACGATGGTAACACAGCTAGACGCTTCTTTTCAAACCcaaaattatcagcaaaaattaCCGGTAAGAGAGTCTGACGACtgttacaaaatttaaaaatcttcgctgctgaaattaagatagatgttttagtcaattaaatatttttcagactcCATGAACAACTGATTTcaaggttttcaaatattttgaaagcaatcTCAAGCTGTCGAGCACTCAAACGCAGTGAGTTCAGAAAATACTGTCGGCGACAgcaaaatttcatgtgaaaaaataCCCTTGGTATTATATGCCACCACGGTGCACAAGCTTTTAATTCATGGTGCAGATATATCCAAGGAAGCTATTCTACCCATCGGGCAGCTTTCAAAAGATGCCTTGGAATCGAGAAATAAAGATATTAGGAAATTCCGGCAACACAATACGCGGAAGATATCAAGAGAGGCGACTAATGAAGATTTATTTCGGAGGTTGCTGCTCACCTCTGATCCCTTGATATCTTCGATTTCATTTCGCAATAGTAAATTGAAGGAAGATTTAGATCCAGAAGTGAAAAAACTTATTGACTACgggaatgatgaatatgaagatGAGAGTGATGACGAGTCATCAGAGGATGAGTGaccacttttattttatgtattaattgattaaaaatattgattcaagtttttgcTAGTGAAATTATTggctaatatttcttcaatattgaaattataaattatcatggtcTCTGTCACTGGtttaaatttatgttgcattgcactcaactactaattatatgcggtgcctttatggtatgtaccctttcatgacggttttacccttgagccttcgcgcggaggccgcgtgcagacggtaataaacctaacggttcgcgcgctccccAAGCCCTTTTCACTCGTCGGCTGCCCATTTATGTACccaaatttgttcttttactttgaacacgtgcaaatatttccaatataGAAATTTAGTTTTCCCGAAATAAGCCGTCTATGctattggctcgctcatttctagccgagtcagtctcctttcagtattcctagtcgaattgccgaatgacgttcacagagtagttgctcagttatggatacaacgaaagtgactagtcaagatttacataatgaggtcttggcaaatagagaggggactattcacaaagttttaatacatggagcgggaattgtgaaacatgacattcttcctattggacagctttccgaggagacattgggagcccgacacgaggaagttagaagatcagaacatatcgggaaaaacataccagaaaagtttcaactcaaaatttaaccttatggactcaaaatttaccttatgcacaactATTTTACAGCTTCAAcggcagaaaaattctatttttcccttgatatttccgtagcagaaggtaggcatgcccctgtagagtttgcttcccgcatcacattagcctattttaattgttatcgcccttctaaacaatattgtggcctacataatcctaaataagttcaattgtatttttaaaatacacaatttgtaaaaagtttcgttaatttaccaattatttagactctagcgacttttggccagcttttttcgattctagcccactgtgcgacgatGGCTCCTTCGTCATGTACACTGACTCCCTGACCTCGCTACAatccatctctggcttctcacccgtgcacccgatatACAGGAAATACACTCTCTGCTGCTGACCCTTATGATAAATGGAGTTACTATTTGTTTTCTTTGGGTAGCGGGACAAGAGGGGAAAGCCGGGAATAAGAAAGAAGATGCTTTGGCCAAGGAAGCTCCGAATGACGAAGAGTACGCGTCGACGCTAGTTCCCTACTAGCACCTGAGAGTCTGAGAGATCTCAGAAATACTGTAAATGCTGAACAGtcgagggagtcgtggaggactctcAATAATAACAAACTCCGTGGCAACAAGGGTGTATCGGCGGCGTACCTTTCCTCTTCCCGGAGAAATCGGAGATAGGATGTAGTAATCACATCATTGAtgatagggcactgccctttgacccgtgcgtatctctttactgaagagaaggaatcTCCCCAATATGATGACTGTAGATGCCCGCTAAGTATTCGACATATTCCGATAGATTGTGATAAGTACCGCGACGTGCGGAGACAGATtcatctagggggagacctagaatcccttctaggagactaccctaccaatttaaataataccaTTCGGTTCCTCAAggaaattagtatttttaataatacttacGTAAGCTTACCCATTTTACGAAGTCAACATGAACATTGGCTATCCTTTCATTCTATTTCCATGGATGTGTCGGAATAAATGATATAGTAGTGATTCGAAATGaccattgaaaattgaaattgaaaaaattgaaaacaattccTAAACTAAATGTATCCTTAGTTtactgaaaatagaaagaaaacagGCTGAAAAACGATTTTAGTCGTCAAAGAGCACAACTGTCCCCAGGGCAGAAGCAGAGTGGTATCCCCTAAAAAAAAGTCGTTTTTGTCTCCACGAAAGAGCAATGCGCTAACTTGGAAAGGTAAAATGAtgaaagagagatgtgaaaaCTAAGGGAACATATTCCCCAGGCATTAGTTTCTCCAAAACCACACAGCCCATTTCCTTTCCTAGCACGAAATAAAAGGGCCCCCAGACTTTTGCGAATTCGTCTCCTCGAAAACAGAAAGGCAACGTCTCCCCTTTACCTTTAATGCCAGCCTTCCCATGTTCCTCCGGAGTTCCACGCGGTGCTCTTTCGATTGAGCGAGCACCTTAGGAGGGATGAACGCGCACCTGGAACGCTCCATCTACTCTCTCCTTGGCGCAATTCGGAAGTGGTAGTTGTCGCGAGTGATGATAGAGGGCAGTGGATATACTGGGCAACCCTCAAAGGAAGAATAAACTCTTATCGTTGCAGCCGACATTTTAAGTCAATATATTTAGCATAAATGTTTTCAACTTCTTCTTTCAAACGATTGAATGATGCACTAAGTTATCGTAATTTccacttcattttaatttcacctACTCTATTACACGTGTCTCGATTGGCTTGCTATCATTACCTGTATGTTTATTGATAGGTAAGTTATAATGATGTTTGCAATATCAATAGTTCCGCACGATATATCCGTGTAGTAATAAAACGACCAATAGGGACAAACGATTTACGCGGTAACGTATtagagatattgaaaataatttcaatattaagCGCGTCATCTCTCAGAAAAGctgcaatatttatataaattctaATTAATTGGAATAAGTTCGCAGAATAGCTTCATATTTTAAGTTTATCAGTGAGTCCTAATTTCAACATGGCATTACAATTTCGCTCGAATAACAAAAAATCATTGCTTAATGTCAAACATTgtacattataataattaaacCACAAGTGGCATTTCCTGCCAAATTTAGGTCGATGCAAGGCCATGAAATATTTGTCACTGGTCTAGGGTCGAGGGAAGCAATAGATAAGGTGCCTTGTTTTGTCACATCTCTCTCATATTGAATCTTAGCTCAAGGAGGGAGTTGTTAACTGCACCAAAACTACGGatcatatttcatttcaaaatggatTTACATCTTCCAAAGGAATTTCTTGaagaacgaaatattgacaattgccaaagttattcatttatattatcGTATTAATCACAAAAAAGCCATGCATAATTAAAGAGATATAAAATAAGAAGAATACTAGCTCTTTAGATTCATAATTCCCGTTACTCATCAATTTTCTTTCGATTGAATGACGTAGGTTTAACTAAGAGACCCTCACTGAAGGTAAAAAGCATAAGAAAGAAATGTTCACGTTTCACAAGAAAAAGCCATGGCTGCCCTTTGTTGGGTCACCAATCAAATGTAGGTCAAAGGTCAAAAGGCTACCGGCTAAAGGCTTTTCCACAAAACATCTGATTCCCAGTGACTAGAGTGCAAATATCCCTCTGAGGCGATGGAGTTTCCCACAAGATGATAGAGTCACGTCCGAACTCGCTATTAAGGGACGATAGCTACAAGGAAACCCAATTATTTCTCTCGGGAGATATCTGCATGAGGTTTTAGAATCCAAGCAGAAATATATGCGCAGGAGACGGGAAAAGGCAAGAAATTGAGTGTAATTTTACATCCTCGGTGATCTCATTTGTTAGGGAAACCTACGGAAACCCATTGAACATCTTCGCTGCGATATCACGTGGAgctttttcacgtttttttcctgttatttgcttttttcacatGCCAAGAGACTGTAAGGGTTCTTCTCGGAAAAGTTTACACCGAGGTTACTCAAGAGATAAAGCTTTCAGCAGAAAAAGACCAACGCTGAGACGGTAAAGATGCCCAAAGGCACTCTAAACTCATAGTAAACTTCAAACTGTGGACCGACGGATTATTTTAGGTTCATCCCATAGAAATGGCTATAATTTGAAAGTGAAGGAACACACTACACTGGATCCctatatattttaggaaaaaaaataacggTAGAACTACTGCAACATCTGTCTTCCTAATTTCATGTGAGATTTCAGAAACGTAGAAGCTACCCTGTACATATGCGACACCAACATAAAAGCATGGAAATAGGATATTAATGGGGTAAAATCTCGAATTACTGGGGTAGACAATAAGCTCCGAGGATTACCAGAGCAAAACCACAAATACCGTATTTGATATATTGCTATTAAATACATCTCCAGCAAAAAGAAAGCGTTGTACAATGCACccaaattaaaaaagtatttaataaagaaattggcataaaaattaaagtattttagtttaaaataccACTATTTAATGAATTACATGAATTCCATTAGAACAGCAACCATAAAAAAGcgatattcagtatttttataaTGCTCCTACAATATATTACGCAATTTATGAAGTAATATATAATGCCTTCCCtccgaatatagtaaaaaaaaggTTATCCGGGCTTCTAGCTGGGCTTTGGAGAGATATAACCTGGCCCATAGCCTGATTAGCCTTTTTCAGCAGCCctaggaaagaaaggaaagacaCTCGGCTATGCTGAGGTAATAGCCGTCTCTTTAAAGCTTGGCAATAATAAATCCACCATTGATTATCAATGTATGACGACGATATACCTCGatgtcatttttattaaatataaatgccTGGATTTCCGATCGTGAGCTTAGTAATAGGTGCCCACTCTAATCCCTCACAATCAAATAAAGGCAAGCAGTAAATTCTTTTGATTAATATCACAGTAAGCCGCATTAATTGCAAATTCATGGTATTAAATCGTCCGCAAGAAGGATACGGAAGATTAACCACATTATCCCGATCGATAATGCATCATAGCTTTTAATGTCATTCACTACTCGCTTAATAATTCAACTAGGCCACCTTATTTTTTCCATCGAGACACAAAAAGCCTCCCATTTTTTTTGCCATTCGCAATTTCCTAGAAATATCTACTTATTTACACTATTTTTCCATTGAAGCACATAAACCCTCATCAAGTGGCACAATATTTTCAATCGCTAGAATACATTCCCAAATACAGTTAAAAACCATTGGTCAAGAGAGCCACTATTGAGATGCTTCATGATGTTATAGAAAATATAGACGGATATAGGGGGAAATTATCTGCTCGCGCCATAGGGAGTCCTAAGCTATAATCCCCACTTACTTGTTTTGTTGTGCTCCCGTGTGGGCGAGGAGATGGTCGTTGAACGTTGCTTTTGGCCATGAACGGACGAGTGGTGATTCTATAATCTCGTTTGAAATCATAACTGTCATCcggtataaattattttttggtaatatttGTTGGAGCAGTAATATTTTTCCTTCCGTGCTAATCAACGTGGGAGTAATGAACTTTTTCAGTCGGTCTTGCAACTTGAGTATGCTTTTTATTATGTTAACGAGGGGTGAAAGATGATGTTGGCAGGGAAATTGAGGTTAATGGCATTTGAAATGCCGCGTTAAAAAACAACACCACAGGTCAAATAGAGCAAAGGTGTGCGTAATAACGATGGTCTGAAAAGTGCAGGAAAAATGTCTTGGAGTGGTCTCAAGCCAACGATACCCACAGAAATCCATTTGGAGAGTGTGGGTATCACGGGACATAGATACAAACAGTCCACTTCAATATAGCCGTATCACGCACACtatttatgccattatttatttaatagaaacttaaaataaattaaaatataaaaaagttgaatCAAAAGATCCAATGACGGTCAATATCAATGTGAAAATAATGATGGTTATGCTCCCTtagaaatttgataaaatataagtGGGGCTCTAAAAGATAGGAGAAACAATCTTGGTAGCGAAGATAtcaattgattattaattttgacaaaaactcAAGACAAGGATTAACATGCAACAATCAAGGCAGTCGAAAGATATagtatcattcattcattcaagttACAATATTGCAGAAACAATTTGGCGCGAGGCCGTGATAACTTCTCGGAGAAAGATAAGATGGCTGCATGCATAACAGATTTCGGGAAGGCATGTTAATCTCAGCAAAGTCGAGCGTCTTACGGTGGCAAGATGAACGTCGGGGTTTGCGAGGAGCGAGGATACGGATGCAGCAGCTTGGCGAAGACGGTTTCCAAGGGAACGACCGTTGTCGCCTGGGCGGGCGAAGTCTCTTACGAGAGAATGCGAATGAGGAGGAGTGAAAAGGTTAAACACATTCCCAGAATGCAGGCCTGTGTCGCAAGGGAAGCACCACCGCTGATTCACCAGCTCAGCACCCCGTGGCCTTATTCTCATATGACGCTGTTGCTCTAAATGTCAGCCGACACCACCTCAAGAGACACGACCGAAAAATCCACTTAAACCAGGATATCACTCGCAAAATCTCACATCCTGAGCGTAGCGAGACAGCAATGACTACTCATTGAAAATTCACCATGGAGAAAAATGTAGATAAGATTCTCCggcaaaataaacactaaaattAAGAAAACCTGAAGAAGTATTCTTCTAATATTGCAAGGTCGAAATTAAATCAATTCGAAGTGCATCTACAAGTCGATCAAGAGTTATGATCAAGATTATGATTATCATACGGAATTGACGattgtaaatatgaaattaacCTTCATCGAATGTCAATTCATTGAATAGcataataaaatcaataaaacccACGCCggcatatatttttcatctttagaTGAAATTCAACTTGTGCCCACAACAATCCCTCAAGGTAGCAATAGCTTTCACATTCATCTCACAGCTTTCGCACATAACTCACATCTTTCACGATATTTTAGAGGATGCGACATTCATAAATAACATATCTTACTTGCATAAACCTTAGAATAACGCTTAAACGTTCCATTATGATTCTTAAGAATTATAATGGAACGTTTAAGCGTTATTCTAAGTTTTATGCAAGTAAGATATGTTATTTATGAATGCCGCATCCTCTAAAATAGTcccccggtcaaggcgaatgattttttctctgtggatttttcgcacaatgatTCTTAaggtttacttaaaaaatatcatttgaggTCATAGCCGATTTTGCACAACCCATCAAAACGTTTCCCGCATTGAACCTACATTAGTTTTAAATGGTAATTTCACTCCTAGTTGGatacattttagaaaataaatgtcaaaaaagcACTCCTTTACTCACTCACTTTGCCCAAAATAAATACTGTATTTGGAGAAGTTACTTTGACTCTCTCTCTTTTAGGGTGAAAAGAGTACCATATTTTATAGTTCTAAAAATTCATTCATGCTCTACATTTAGCCTTACGCATACGAATGACATTTATTATTAGCTGGCACTGCCACTCCTCAAATATTTAATTACCTTATCTAATAatacttcaataattattttatcgcaTATCCTTTTTTATCAGCCTCatcgaaatttcattttcttattctCAAAGTATTCGTGATTTTTCTTAAGATCTCCAAGACGTTTTCCCTGCTATTTTTGGAGCATCAATGTTACGCACACCACTGATCTATTTGATCtgcggtattttttttacagGGAATTTGAAAAGCCTTTACCCACACTTTCCTTGCTAGCTTCATCTTTCACGCCtcataaacataaaaaatcataCTCTAATAGCAAGACCAACTGAAAAATGTCATTACCCCCACATCGATTATCCCggaaggaaatatattactattcCAACTAATactcccaaaaaataatttataccgGCTGACAGTTATGAATTCAATCGAGATGATGTGGAAGCGATGCTTATCTACAATTAAACTTCCTACATGGTTGACACTCGCTTTATCATATTTATCTATTTCGGAAGCCCGATCGTGCATCAAATTCCATCGTTTGTtgaatatgctttattttttgctgagGAATCTGTGTTATGGACACCATCGCATGTCAATGGTGCTACAGTATATATTTCATAGCGAAATGGGTTATGAGGTACTCCATGGGATAATTAGCTGCATTTGTCGCGACGTTTCGAACGACTCTTCTTCATCCTCAGGTTATTATCTGAATGCAAAATCTCAAGGTGGTCCGATGTACACGCTCCCCGTCCATGGGACAAGTGTAATTGGTTAACAATAGTGATGACTTTACCGTAGCAAAGGTTGATATAGCCTCCTTGTCACCTCATTGCAAAAGATATGCATTCAAAGAATGGAGAACAAGTCGTTTTGCGAAACGTCGGGGGACATGGAGCAAATTACACGGAggagaacccgagaatcctttctgcacttaGTACGCCAGGAAAATCAAATATCCTAAATTTGATAGGCAAATAAGGAGTAGATTACATTATTCATGACGTATTGtgcgaaaagaatttttttcagagaaatctGAAATGCTAAACAGTTTGCGGAAAATCACCACGGACATATCAAATCCATCGTAATAAGAGTCCATGGAAAAAGGCCTACTGCATTTTTTAATTGCAGCTAGTTTACTGGGTTTATTTTCTATGAGACACGGtctgaggcgttactttgtggaatttcttcatcatagaataaaaaaaatattttgctttattcCACACTaatttaaatagcacgacccaggtcgagctatttaaaataaagtgtggaataatacAAAGtacttacttttattttattttattctatgggTTTATTTTTacctaacatttattaaattacCCAGAGAAAGAATAAAAGGCTAACGTTTAATGAGAAGAATGCACCCTTCGAAATGAGTTGACGTGACTTTATCACAGCGGATTCGAGAAATCCCAATCGGGATGAG
Encoded here:
- the LOC124167721 gene encoding uncharacterized protein LOC124167721, with product MTNDSMEHIAIPHECTLICKYGFDGSAGHSQYKQKWTRDELNDEYLFASPLVPLHLKSNISGNFLWSNPCPSSVRYCRPIRLQWAKESKKLSIEEEKYIERQIKTLKNLEIEKFSVKFCMVLTMIDGKVCNALTNASSMKCYICGARISEMNNLENLRTTISTSRFSFGLSPLHCYIRCLECLLRISYRLDIKQWKAKVSDGSKQKMQARRERIQRLFKKKMGLIIDVPKPGYGTTNDGNTARRFFSNPKLSAKITGKRV